The Apodemus sylvaticus chromosome 5, mApoSyl1.1, whole genome shotgun sequence genome has a segment encoding these proteins:
- the Fastkd5 gene encoding FAST kinase domain-containing protein 5, mitochondrial — protein sequence MALVVCRRFTGSFCGTSCPSLKKHRKTRTYDFSLTAKKISTDSRMSATLKLLKLLKYKASCNPSAYHAAQSMAYWHMENITQHGGQNLPKHNSSCHLARKAKNIGDTTLCQRTFTTSSAHLGLEFNKASALKASTLHLDSPSARRVEEDVEVFDSFEGPRAFLKLRPEYQLHSYNRNEARQPLSASECDLILHKVTFYQNKLQPEVITNYFCKLSSLPAEQNSVLLSSSSFPLLCQLSVKNIQLFNTSDLISILKAFVDLRVPISPSMLDVYETRFCHQVWEMNLNQLLLVADLWRNLGRRVPRFLKIFFSYLNLHWRELSLSQLIHLIYIIGENRQVPQDLMQKLESLILKYIDSVNLEEVGAICLGFFKSSSSLSEFVMRKIGDLACANMQHLSSHTLVHILKMFRFTHVDHVNFMRQFGEIAPQRIPSLGVQGVMHLTLACSALRILDERIMNAVAASLPPRVAHCRSKDVAKILWSFGTLNYKPPNTEEFYSSLINEIHRKMPEFNQYPEHLLTCLIGLAFSEYFPAEFINVALSPGFVKLAQERSKFELTKELFTLDGTVAIECPDYKGNRLNSHLQQEASANLWHLASKDMRSKPEFLETLYLLETMLGGPQYIKHHMILPHTRSSDLEVQLDANMKPLPFNTEATPTKDGVQLQFKQVGVSLTDDLMNQLLKGKAKRYFQEEIELETGQPPIELRKKTTVPLVNSDCNGTDRLGDVGMVGVCPLAHMQPPLVKLAIQFTNKNQYCYGSRDLLGLHNMKRRQLVQIGYRVVELPHWEWLPLLKRTRLEKLAYLHEKVFTSAL from the coding sequence ATGGCTCTTGTGGTATGCCGAAGATTTACAGGCAGTTTCTGTGGAACATCTTGTCCATCTCTAAAGAAGCACCGTAAAACAAGAACGTATGACTTTTCTCTCACTGCCAAAAAGATCAGCACAGACTCCAGAATGTCAGCCACTCTCAAGCTAttgaaacttttaaaatacaaagcttCTTGTAATCCTTCTGCTTACCATGCAGCCCAAAGCATGGCATATTGGCATATGGAAAACATCACACAACATGGGGGACAGAATCTCCCTAAACATAATAGCTCCTGCCATCTTGCCAGAAAAGCTAAGAACATTGGTGATACCACCCTGTGTCAGAGAACCTTCACAACCAGCAGTGCCCACCTGGGTTTGGAGTTCAACAAAGCTTCTGCTCTTAAGGCCAGCACATTGCATCTAGACTCACCCAGTGCCAGGAGAGTTGAAGAGGACGTAGAGGTCTTTGATTCCTTCGAAGGACCCCGAGCTTTCTTAAAGCTAAGGCCAGAGTACCAGCTTCACAGCTATAACAGAAATGAGGCTCGACAACCATTATCTGCTTCAGAATGTGATCTAATTTTGCACAAAGTCACATTTTACCaaaataaactccagccagaagTCATAACTAATTATTTTTGTAAGCTCAGCTCTTTGCCAGCAGAGCAGAATTCTGTTTTGCTATCCAGTAGCAGCTTTCCTTTGCTCTGCCAGCTGAGTGTGAAAAACATACAGCTCTTTAACACCTCAGATCTGATCAGTATTTTGAAAGCCTTTGTTGACTTAAGAGTCCCCATCTCCCCTTCCATGCTAGATGTGTATGAAACTAGGTTTTGCCATCAGGTATGGGAGATGAATCTGAATCAGCTTCTCCTAGTAGCTGATCTTTGGCGGAACTTAGGCCGCAGAGTGCCTcggtttttaaaaattttttttagttaTCTTAATTTACACTGGAGAGAGCTATCTTTGTCTCAGCTAATTCACTTAATTTATATTATAGGTGAAAATCGTCAAGTACCACAGGACCTGATGCAAAAACTAGAATCACTGATCCTTAAGTATATAGATTCAGTCAATTTAGAGGAAGTTGGTGCAATCTGTTTGGGGTTTTTTAAATCAAGTAGTAGTCTCTCTGAATTTGTCATGAGGAAAATTGGAGATCTAGCTTGTGCTAACATGCAGCATCTGAGTAGCCACACCTTAGTTCATATTCTTAAAATGTTCCGCTTTACTCATGTAGATCATGTAAATTTCATGAGGCAGTTTGGAGAAATTGCCCCTCAGAGAATTCCTTCCTTGGGGGTTCAGGGTGTTATGCACCTCACTCTTGCCTGCTCAGCCTTACGCATCCTGGATGAAAGAATAATGAATGCAGTAGCGGCCTCATTGCCTCCGAGGGTAGCACATTGTCGAAGTAAAGATGTTGCCAAAATTCTGTGGTCATTTGGAACTCTGAATTATAAGCCACCCAACACAGAAGAATTTTATTCCAGTCTGATAAATGAAATCCACAGAAAGATGCCTGAATTCAACCAGTATCCAGAGCACCTTCTCACCTGCCTGATTGGCTTGGCATTTTCTGAATACTTTCCAGCTGAGTTCATAAATGTTGCTCTGAGCCCAGGGTTTGTCAAGTTAGCTCAAGAGAGAAGCAAGTTTGAACTCACTAAGGAACTGTTTACTCTTGATGGGACAGTTGCCATTGAATGTCCAGATTACAAGGGCAATCGTCTTAATTCTCACCTTCAGCAAGAAGCATCTGCAAATCTGTGGCATTTAGCAAGCAAGGATATGAGATCAAAGCCTGAATTCCTAGAAACGCTCTATTTACTTGAGACCATGTTGGGTGGCCCCCAGTACATCAAGCACCATATGATTTTGCCTCATACCCGATCTTCTGACTTAGAGGTTCAGCTTGATGCTAACATGAAGCCATTGCCATTTAATACTGAAGCGACACCAACCAAAGATGGAGTTCAATTACAGTTCAAACAAGTGGGAGTCAGCCTTACAGATGATTTGATGAATCAGTTGCTAAAGGGAAAAGCCAAGAGGTATTTCCAGGAGGAAATTGAGTTAGAGACTGGCCAGCCTCCCATAGAGTTAAGAAAGAAGACAACTGTGCCCTTGGTCAACTCTGATTGCAATGGGACAGATAGATTGGGGGAtgtggggatggttggtgtgtgCCCTCTAGCCCACATGCAGCCCCCACTAGTGAAGCTAGCTATCCAGTTCACAAACAAGAACCAATATTGCTATGGTTCCAGGGATCTACTTGGATTGCACAATATGAAGAGGAGGCAGCTGGTTCAAATTGGGTACCGTGTGGTAGAATTACCCCACTGGGAATGGCTTCCACTACTAAAAAGAACTCGCTTAGAGAAGCTAGCATACCTCCATGAGAAAGTGTTCACCTCTGCTCTCTGA